A single genomic interval of Pelagerythrobacter marensis harbors:
- a CDS encoding phage holin family protein, giving the protein MAITDNEPLPDGQDGEERPADAEAPAGVSLTEDILALLEDGKTYLEAEKAFQKSRAAFVADKGKRGVVRGLAAFAMIHLALIGMVVGLVIALSPLLTVWGAIAAVTGVLLVGGIVLTRSAINQFRAAGRSFGDDGK; this is encoded by the coding sequence GTGGCAATCACGGATAACGAGCCCCTGCCCGACGGGCAGGACGGTGAAGAGAGGCCCGCCGATGCGGAAGCGCCGGCGGGCGTCTCGCTCACCGAAGATATCCTCGCGCTTCTCGAAGACGGCAAAACCTATCTGGAAGCCGAGAAGGCCTTTCAGAAGAGCCGCGCCGCTTTCGTTGCCGACAAGGGCAAGCGCGGGGTCGTCCGGGGGCTGGCAGCATTCGCGATGATCCACCTCGCCCTGATCGGCATGGTCGTGGGCCTGGTGATAGCACTCAGCCCCCTGCTTACCGTGTGGGGAGCGATCGCCGCCGTCACGGGCGTATTGCTCGTCGGCGGGATCGTCCTGACGCGCAGCGCGATCAATCAGTTCCGCGCTGCCGGCAGAAGTTTCGGAGACGATGGAAAGTGA
- the eno gene encoding phosphopyruvate hydratase yields the protein MTAIIDLHGREILDSRGNPTVEVDVLLEDGSFGRAAVPSGASTGAHEAVELRDGDKARYLGKGVTKAVDAVNGEIADTLLGLDAEDQRDIDLAMIALDGSGNKGRLGANAILGVSLAVAKAAANTRGLPLFSYVGGVSAHVLPVPMMNIINGGEHADNPIDIQEFMIMPIGAETLADGVRWGAEVFHTLKKGLAQKGLSTAVGDEGGFAPDLASTRAALDFIMRSIEEAGFRPGDDVALALDCASTEFFTDGRYDLAGEEISLTPTEMADYLAKLCADYPIRSIEDGMSEDDFEGWKALTDLVGDKVQLVGDDLFVTNPERLRMGIDKGLANSLLVKVNQIGTLTETLEAVDIATRAGYTSVMSHRSGETEDATIADLAVATNCGQIKTGSLARSDRLAKYNQLVRIEEELGDSARYAGGACFGRLSR from the coding sequence ATGACCGCCATCATCGACCTTCACGGCCGCGAAATCCTCGACAGCCGGGGCAATCCGACGGTCGAAGTGGACGTGCTGCTCGAAGACGGCAGCTTCGGCCGGGCGGCGGTCCCGTCCGGTGCGTCGACCGGCGCGCACGAGGCGGTCGAACTGCGCGACGGGGACAAGGCGCGCTATCTCGGCAAGGGCGTGACGAAGGCGGTCGATGCCGTGAACGGCGAGATTGCCGACACCTTGCTGGGTCTGGATGCGGAGGATCAGCGCGACATCGACCTGGCAATGATCGCGCTGGACGGCAGCGGCAACAAGGGGCGCCTCGGCGCCAACGCCATCCTGGGCGTCAGCCTGGCCGTGGCCAAGGCGGCTGCCAATACACGCGGCCTGCCGCTCTTCAGCTACGTCGGCGGCGTTTCGGCGCATGTCCTCCCGGTCCCGATGATGAACATCATCAACGGCGGCGAGCACGCCGACAATCCGATCGACATCCAGGAATTCATGATCATGCCGATCGGCGCCGAAACCCTGGCCGATGGGGTGCGCTGGGGCGCCGAGGTGTTCCACACGCTCAAGAAAGGGCTGGCGCAGAAAGGCCTCTCCACCGCGGTCGGCGACGAAGGCGGTTTCGCGCCCGATCTCGCCAGCACGCGGGCGGCGCTCGATTTCATCATGCGCTCGATCGAGGAGGCCGGCTTTCGCCCGGGCGACGACGTCGCACTGGCGCTCGACTGCGCCTCGACCGAATTCTTCACCGATGGTCGCTACGACCTTGCGGGCGAGGAAATTTCGCTCACCCCGACCGAAATGGCCGACTATCTGGCGAAGCTCTGCGCCGATTACCCGATCCGCTCGATCGAAGACGGGATGAGCGAGGACGATTTCGAGGGATGGAAGGCTCTGACGGACCTGGTGGGCGACAAAGTCCAGCTCGTCGGCGACGATCTTTTCGTCACCAATCCCGAGCGCCTGCGAATGGGAATCGACAAGGGGCTGGCGAACTCGCTGCTGGTGAAAGTCAACCAGATCGGCACGCTCACCGAAACGCTGGAAGCGGTCGATATCGCGACCCGCGCCGGATATACTTCGGTCATGAGCCATCGTTCCGGCGAAACCGAGGATGCGACGATCGCCGATCTCGCGGTGGCCACCAACTGCGGCCAGATCAAGACCGGCTCGCTCGCCCGTTCGGACCGCCTCGCCAAGTACAATCAGCTGGTCCGTATCGAGGAAGAGCTGGGCGACAGCGCGCGCTATGCCGGCGGCGCCTGTTTCGGTCGCTTGTCCCGTTGA
- the dnaG gene encoding DNA primase, with product MALTPQWLDELRSRITLSSVIMRTTKLQRAGREWKACCPFHDEKTPSFTVSDEKGFYHCFGCGAHGDAIRWMTDQRGLSFMDAVKELAAEAGMEVPAPDPRAAQRAQEHAGLHEVMQAAQDWFAANLAGSGGAKARDYLQSRGFNARTVERFGFGYAPADRQALKAALSQFDESLLVEAGLRIAVDDRDPYDRFRARLMLPIQDARGRVIAFGGRILDSDTNAPKYLNSPDTPLFDKGRTLYNLHRAGPASRRTGRLIVVEGYMDAIALAAHGFDDAVAPLGTALTEQQIELLWRMVETPVLCFDGDAAGQRAAMRAIARALPLLRPAHSLAIVRLPTGLDPDDLLRQQGPRAMEKLLEAPATLIETLWDFERAAQPLDTPEDKAGLKQRLLDHVEKIEHPDIRALYKRELLERFSAFAFPRRERGGSLPRGRQGGDWRKPPIPRLSPEAAQRLRGAQAGSRDQLVSAVIAGLMRFPDEALRHAEQLGRFAQLDPKAGPAVDAVLEAVEMLEPGETLPISSLDGPVAPPDNTRFAFLGQGIDPQVAREQLAEAVALLVERPALEAALAAATARFETDPEGAFVEQQRLLKRKLEFERRLGQMSSRRAASAAQADSTRRGGTGPANGADTD from the coding sequence ATGGCGCTGACCCCACAATGGCTGGACGAGCTGCGATCGCGCATAACGCTTTCGAGCGTGATCATGCGCACGACCAAGCTCCAGCGCGCGGGGCGCGAGTGGAAGGCCTGCTGCCCGTTCCATGACGAGAAGACGCCCAGCTTCACGGTCAGCGACGAGAAGGGCTTCTATCATTGCTTCGGCTGCGGCGCGCATGGCGACGCGATCCGCTGGATGACGGACCAGCGCGGGCTGTCGTTCATGGACGCGGTGAAGGAACTTGCGGCCGAGGCGGGCATGGAAGTCCCCGCCCCCGATCCGCGCGCGGCGCAGCGAGCGCAGGAACACGCCGGGCTGCACGAGGTGATGCAGGCGGCGCAGGACTGGTTCGCCGCCAATCTCGCCGGTTCCGGCGGCGCGAAAGCACGCGACTATCTGCAGTCGCGGGGTTTCAACGCGCGAACGGTGGAGCGTTTCGGATTCGGCTACGCCCCGGCCGACCGTCAGGCGCTGAAGGCCGCGCTTTCGCAGTTCGACGAAAGCCTGCTGGTCGAAGCCGGCCTGAGGATCGCGGTCGACGATCGCGATCCCTACGACCGGTTCCGCGCGCGTCTGATGCTGCCCATCCAGGACGCGCGCGGCCGGGTGATCGCGTTCGGCGGGCGTATTCTGGACAGCGACACCAACGCGCCGAAGTATCTGAACTCGCCCGATACGCCGCTGTTCGACAAGGGGCGCACGCTCTACAACCTCCATCGCGCCGGTCCCGCTTCGCGCCGGACCGGGCGGCTGATCGTGGTCGAAGGCTATATGGACGCGATCGCCCTGGCCGCGCATGGGTTCGACGATGCCGTCGCGCCGCTGGGGACCGCGCTGACCGAGCAACAGATCGAGCTGCTTTGGCGCATGGTGGAAACCCCCGTGCTGTGCTTCGACGGCGATGCCGCCGGCCAGCGGGCCGCGATGCGGGCGATCGCACGCGCCCTGCCCCTGCTCCGCCCGGCCCACTCGCTGGCGATAGTGCGCCTGCCCACGGGCCTCGACCCCGACGACCTTCTGCGCCAGCAGGGACCGCGCGCGATGGAAAAGCTGCTCGAAGCGCCTGCGACCCTGATCGAGACGCTGTGGGATTTCGAACGCGCCGCGCAGCCCCTCGACACGCCGGAGGACAAGGCCGGCTTGAAACAGCGCCTGCTCGATCACGTGGAGAAAATCGAACATCCCGACATTCGCGCGCTGTACAAGCGCGAGTTGCTCGAGCGTTTCTCCGCCTTCGCCTTTCCCCGCCGCGAACGGGGCGGATCGCTGCCGCGAGGGCGCCAGGGCGGCGACTGGCGCAAACCGCCGATCCCCCGGCTTTCGCCCGAAGCGGCACAGCGGCTGCGCGGCGCGCAGGCGGGATCGCGCGACCAGCTTGTCTCGGCCGTCATTGCCGGACTGATGCGTTTTCCCGACGAGGCGCTGCGTCATGCCGAACAGCTCGGCCGCTTCGCGCAGCTCGATCCGAAGGCCGGCCCGGCGGTCGATGCCGTGCTGGAAGCGGTCGAAATGCTTGAACCGGGTGAAACTTTGCCCATATCGTCTCTGGATGGCCCCGTCGCGCCGCCGGATAACACCCGTTTCGCCTTCCTCGGGCAAGGCATCGATCCGCAAGTCGCGCGCGAACAGTTGGCCGAAGCCGTGGCGTTGCTGGTCGAAAGGCCCGCGCTGGAGGCTGCGCTCGCCGCAGCGACAGCGCGGTTCGAAACCGACCCGGAAGGAGCTTTCGTCGAGCAGCAGAGATTGCTTAAACGAAAGCTGGAATTCGAGCGACGACTAGGGCAGATGTCGAGCCGACGGGCTGCTTCGGCGGCCCAAGCTGATTCAACGCGTCGGGGGGGAACAGGGCCCGCCAATGGCGCAGACACGGATTGA
- the carB gene encoding carbamoyl-phosphate synthase large subunit: MPKRTDISSILVIGAGPIIIGQACEFDYSGTQAIKALKEEGYRVILVNSNPATIMTDPEFADATYVEPITPEIVEKIIAKERPDALLPTMGGQTALNCALALFNDGTLEKYGVQMIGADADAIDKAENRQRFREAMDKIGLESARSGVANTLDEAFAVLERTGLPAIIRPSFTLGGTGGGIAYNKAEFEQIVREGLDASPTTEVLIEESLLGWKEYEMEVVRDRHDNAIIICSIENVDPMGVHTGDSITVAPALTLTDKEYQIMRSASIAVLREIGVETGGSNVQFAVNPADGRLIVIEMNPRVSRSSALASKATGFPIARVAAKLAVGYTLDEITNEITGATPASFEPTIDYVVTKIPRFAFEKFKGAKTELSTAMKSVGEVMAIGRNFQESMQKALRGLETGLDGFNGVPELEGADRETITTALSRRTHDRLLKVAQAMREGFSVEDIQAITGYDPWFLRQIAAIVAAEKDVSENGLPRDAESLHRLKAMGFSDRRLAKLAVRSVGVAGGLAETQATRSGLLHDTVRAMAGATSEEEVRKLRRKLGVLPVFKRIDSCAAEFEAVTPYMYSTYEKPSFGEGEDEARPSDRRKIVILGGGPNRIGQGIEFDYCCVHACFALNEAGYETIMVNCNPETVSTDYDTSDRLYFEPLTAEDVLEILRVEQQSGELVGVIVQFGGQTPLKLAQALEDEGIPILGTSPDAIDLAEDRERFAKLVNQLKLKQPLNGIAKSRDEAAAVAARIGYPVLLRPSYVLGGRAMEIVDSEAQLDDYIATAVHVSGDSPVLVDQYLRDAIECDVDALCDGEEVRIAGVMQHIEEAGVHSGDSACTLPPYSLPPEIVEEMERQAEALAKALKVVGLMNVQFAVKDGEVYLIEVNPRASRTVPFVAKAIGQPVAKIAARVMAGEPLSSFPPFRRDFDYMAVKEAVFPFTRFPGSDPILTPEMRSTGEVMGIDRDFPAAFLKSQLGAGARLPEAGTVFVSVKDSDKAIILPAIQSLIEQGFDVIATAGTQAYLAEQGLPVERVNKVAQGQPHIVDRMIDREVALVFNTTEGWQSLIDSKSIRATALEMKIPYYTTAAASLAAAKAIRAVRASQLEVRPLQDYYS; the protein is encoded by the coding sequence ATGCCCAAACGCACTGACATCTCCTCGATCCTCGTTATCGGCGCCGGGCCGATCATTATCGGCCAGGCCTGCGAGTTCGATTATTCGGGCACGCAGGCGATCAAGGCGCTGAAGGAGGAGGGCTATCGCGTCATCCTCGTCAACTCCAACCCGGCGACGATCATGACCGATCCCGAGTTCGCCGACGCGACCTATGTCGAGCCGATCACGCCCGAGATCGTCGAGAAGATCATCGCGAAGGAGCGGCCAGACGCGCTGCTGCCGACGATGGGCGGGCAGACCGCGCTCAACTGCGCGCTTGCGCTGTTCAACGACGGCACGCTGGAGAAATACGGCGTCCAGATGATCGGCGCCGATGCCGACGCGATCGACAAGGCGGAAAACCGCCAGCGCTTTCGCGAGGCGATGGACAAGATCGGGCTGGAATCCGCGCGCAGCGGCGTGGCCAACACGCTGGACGAGGCTTTCGCAGTGCTCGAACGCACCGGCCTGCCGGCGATCATCCGCCCCAGCTTCACGCTGGGCGGCACCGGGGGCGGGATCGCCTACAACAAGGCCGAGTTCGAGCAGATCGTACGCGAAGGGCTCGACGCCAGCCCCACGACCGAGGTTCTGATCGAGGAATCGCTGCTCGGCTGGAAGGAATACGAGATGGAAGTCGTGCGCGACCGGCACGACAATGCCATCATCATTTGCTCGATCGAGAACGTCGATCCGATGGGCGTCCACACCGGCGACAGCATCACTGTCGCCCCGGCGCTGACCCTCACCGACAAGGAATACCAGATTATGCGGTCGGCCAGCATCGCGGTGCTGCGCGAGATCGGCGTGGAGACGGGCGGGTCGAATGTGCAGTTCGCGGTCAATCCCGCCGACGGCCGCCTGATCGTGATCGAGATGAACCCGCGCGTCTCGCGCTCCTCCGCGCTCGCATCGAAGGCCACCGGCTTCCCGATCGCCCGCGTCGCGGCCAAGCTGGCGGTCGGCTATACGCTGGACGAGATCACCAACGAGATCACCGGCGCGACCCCGGCCAGTTTCGAGCCGACGATCGACTATGTCGTGACCAAGATCCCCCGCTTCGCCTTCGAGAAGTTCAAGGGTGCGAAGACCGAGCTTTCGACCGCGATGAAGTCGGTCGGCGAGGTCATGGCCATCGGCCGCAATTTCCAGGAATCGATGCAGAAGGCGCTGCGCGGCCTCGAAACCGGGCTGGACGGGTTCAATGGCGTGCCGGAGCTGGAAGGCGCCGATCGCGAGACGATCACGACCGCGCTCAGCCGCCGCACGCACGACCGGCTGCTGAAAGTCGCCCAGGCGATGCGCGAAGGCTTCTCGGTCGAGGATATCCAGGCGATTACCGGATACGATCCGTGGTTCCTGCGCCAGATCGCCGCCATCGTCGCGGCCGAGAAGGACGTGAGCGAGAACGGGCTTCCGAGGGATGCGGAGAGCCTGCACCGGCTGAAGGCTATGGGCTTTTCCGACCGCCGCCTGGCCAAGCTGGCCGTGCGCTCGGTGGGGGTTGCCGGGGGGCTGGCGGAGACCCAGGCCACTCGTTCCGGCCTGCTACACGATACCGTGCGCGCCATGGCTGGCGCGACCAGCGAGGAAGAAGTCCGCAAGCTGCGCCGCAAGCTGGGCGTCCTGCCCGTTTTCAAGCGGATCGATTCCTGCGCTGCCGAGTTCGAGGCGGTCACGCCCTACATGTATTCGACGTACGAGAAGCCGAGTTTCGGCGAGGGCGAGGACGAGGCCCGGCCGAGCGACCGGCGCAAGATCGTGATCCTCGGCGGCGGGCCGAACCGGATCGGGCAGGGCATCGAGTTCGATTACTGCTGCGTCCACGCCTGCTTCGCGCTCAACGAAGCGGGCTACGAAACGATCATGGTCAACTGCAACCCGGAAACGGTGAGCACCGACTACGACACTTCGGATCGCCTCTATTTCGAACCGCTCACTGCCGAGGATGTGCTGGAAATCCTGCGGGTGGAGCAGCAGAGCGGCGAGCTGGTCGGCGTCATCGTCCAGTTCGGCGGACAGACTCCGCTCAAGCTGGCGCAGGCGCTGGAGGATGAAGGGATCCCGATCCTCGGCACCAGTCCCGACGCGATCGACCTGGCCGAAGATCGCGAGCGCTTCGCCAAGCTGGTCAACCAGCTGAAGCTCAAACAGCCGCTCAACGGTATCGCCAAGAGCCGCGACGAAGCCGCGGCGGTGGCGGCGCGCATCGGCTATCCGGTGCTGCTGCGCCCCAGCTACGTGCTCGGCGGTCGCGCGATGGAGATCGTCGACAGCGAGGCGCAGCTCGACGACTATATTGCCACTGCGGTCCACGTCTCGGGCGACAGCCCGGTGCTGGTCGACCAGTACTTGCGCGACGCGATCGAATGCGATGTGGATGCCCTGTGCGACGGCGAGGAAGTGCGCATCGCCGGCGTCATGCAGCATATCGAGGAAGCCGGGGTCCACTCGGGCGACAGCGCCTGCACCTTGCCGCCCTATTCGCTTCCGCCGGAAATCGTCGAGGAGATGGAGCGCCAGGCGGAGGCCCTGGCCAAGGCGCTCAAGGTCGTCGGCCTGATGAACGTCCAGTTCGCGGTCAAGGATGGCGAGGTCTATCTGATCGAGGTGAATCCGCGCGCCAGCCGCACCGTGCCTTTCGTGGCCAAGGCCATCGGGCAGCCGGTGGCCAAGATAGCCGCCCGGGTGATGGCGGGCGAGCCGCTGTCCTCGTTCCCCCCGTTCCGCCGCGATTTCGATTACATGGCGGTGAAGGAGGCGGTTTTCCCGTTCACCCGCTTCCCCGGTTCGGACCCGATCCTGACCCCGGAAATGCGCTCCACGGGCGAAGTCATGGGGATCGATCGCGACTTCCCCGCTGCGTTCCTCAAATCGCAACTCGGCGCCGGGGCGCGCTTGCCCGAGGCCGGAACGGTGTTCGTTTCGGTCAAGGACAGCGACAAGGCGATCATCCTGCCTGCGATCCAGTCGCTGATCGAGCAAGGGTTCGACGTGATCGCGACCGCGGGCACACAGGCCTATCTGGCGGAGCAGGGCCTGCCGGTGGAACGGGTCAACAAAGTGGCGCAGGGGCAGCCGCATATCGTCGACAGGATGATCGACCGCGAGGTTGCGCTGGTGTTCAACACGACCGAAGGGTGGCAGAGCCTGATCGATTCGAAATCGATCCGCGCGACGGCGCTGGAAATGAAAATCCCCTACTACACCACCGCCGCAGCCTCGCTTGCGGCGGCGAAGGCGATTCGCGCGGTCCGGGCCAGCCAGCTTGAAGTGCGGCCGTTGCAAGACTATTATAGCTGA
- the greA gene encoding transcription elongation factor GreA, whose protein sequence is MATMEKVPMLAEGYERLTADLKQLRAERPKIVDAIEEARAHGDLSENAEYHAAKERQGQVEAQIAEIEDRVSRAQIIDPTTLSGDKIVFGATVTLLDDDDKPVKYQIVGQTEADANRGRISYNSPLGRALIGKSVGDEIEVTVPSGDKFYLVDKIEFI, encoded by the coding sequence ATGGCTACCATGGAAAAGGTCCCGATGCTGGCAGAAGGTTACGAGCGGCTGACCGCCGACCTGAAGCAGCTGCGCGCGGAACGCCCGAAAATCGTCGACGCGATCGAGGAAGCGCGCGCGCATGGCGACCTCTCGGAAAATGCCGAGTATCACGCTGCGAAGGAACGCCAGGGCCAGGTCGAGGCGCAGATCGCCGAGATCGAGGATCGCGTCAGCCGCGCGCAGATCATCGACCCGACCACGCTGTCGGGCGACAAGATCGTTTTCGGGGCCACTGTGACCCTGCTCGACGACGACGACAAGCCGGTGAAATACCAGATCGTCGGCCAGACCGAAGCCGACGCCAACAGAGGCCGGATCAGCTACAATTCGCCCCTGGGGCGCGCGCTGATCGGCAAATCGGTCGGCGACGAGATCGAAGTGACCGTGCCGTCGGGCGACAAGTTCTACCTGGTCGACAAGATCGAGTTCATCTGA
- a CDS encoding DUF4170 domain-containing protein: MEETETRQRLHLVMGGRVKDPRTLEFQDPESIHVVGVFSDYDNAVEAWRANAQRTVDDAEMKYVIVHLHRLLTPEV, encoded by the coding sequence ATGGAAGAAACCGAAACCAGACAGCGCCTGCACCTCGTCATGGGCGGGCGTGTCAAAGATCCGCGAACCCTCGAGTTCCAGGACCCCGAAAGCATTCACGTCGTGGGCGTGTTCAGCGATTACGACAACGCGGTCGAAGCCTGGCGTGCCAACGCCCAGCGGACAGTCGACGATGCCGAAATGAAATACGTCATCGTTCACCTGCATCGTTTGCTGACGCCGGAAGTGTAA
- a CDS encoding GatB/YqeY domain-containing protein produces the protein MIRDDIKQATVQAMKAGDKQRTAALRLIAAKIKDRDIEQRTSGKDVGDDDLVIEVLQKMAKQRRESIQMYEEGGREELAQQERGELAVIEEFLPQMMDESETRAAIEAVKADLGAESIKDMGRVMAELKARHGAVLDMSRASALVKESLA, from the coding sequence ATGATCCGCGACGACATCAAGCAGGCCACTGTCCAGGCGATGAAGGCGGGCGACAAGCAGCGGACCGCCGCTCTCCGCCTGATCGCCGCCAAGATCAAGGACCGCGACATCGAACAGCGCACCAGCGGCAAGGACGTCGGCGACGACGACCTGGTGATCGAGGTGTTGCAGAAGATGGCCAAACAGCGGCGCGAATCGATCCAGATGTACGAGGAAGGCGGTCGCGAAGAGCTGGCGCAGCAGGAGCGCGGCGAACTGGCGGTGATAGAAGAATTCCTGCCGCAGATGATGGACGAATCCGAGACCCGCGCCGCGATCGAGGCCGTGAAGGCGGACCTCGGCGCCGAATCGATCAAGGACATGGGCCGGGTCATGGCGGAACTGAAGGCGCGCCACGGCGCTGTGCTCGACATGAGCCGGGCCAGCGCCCTGGTGAAGGAGAGCCTAGCATGA
- the ribH gene encoding 6,7-dimethyl-8-ribityllumazine synthase, whose protein sequence is MARFLVIEARFYEHLNDMLLDGARSVLEAAGHEVDVIAVPGALEVPGAIALAAESGRYDGFVALGVVIRGETYHFEIVAGESARGIMALTMDGIAIGNGILTVENEQQALARADRMQKDKGGEAARAAIAMLDLQGKFA, encoded by the coding sequence ATGGCACGCTTTCTGGTGATCGAGGCCCGGTTTTACGAACATCTCAACGACATGCTCCTCGACGGTGCTCGCAGCGTGCTGGAAGCTGCGGGGCACGAGGTCGACGTGATCGCCGTTCCCGGCGCGCTGGAAGTGCCCGGCGCCATTGCCCTCGCGGCCGAAAGCGGCCGGTACGACGGGTTCGTGGCGCTCGGTGTCGTCATTCGCGGCGAGACCTATCATTTCGAAATCGTCGCCGGCGAAAGCGCCCGCGGCATCATGGCGCTGACGATGGACGGCATTGCGATCGGCAACGGCATTCTGACCGTGGAAAACGAGCAACAGGCTCTGGCCCGCGCGGACAGGATGCAGAAGGACAAGGGCGGCGAAGCGGCCCGCGCCGCGATCGCGATGCTCGACCTGCAGGGCAAGTTCGCGTGA
- the carA gene encoding glutamine-hydrolyzing carbamoyl-phosphate synthase small subunit, which produces MADPVTTPAQPKGATGVLVLADGTIVWGMGFGARGSAVGEVCFNTAMTGYQEVMTDPSYAGQIVTFTFPHIGNVGANAEDVESQVEGAVGCIVREEVTPHSNFRAREEFGEWLAAMDKIGLSGVDTRALTRRIRLQGAPNAVIAHDPAGEFDIPALLKRAQEWPGLEGMDLAQRVSRDKQESWEGGYWRLGTGYGRSPHDDARPHVVAIDYGSKDNIFRNLVKAGARVTVVPAKTSLDEVLALSPQGVFLSNGPGDPAATGEYAVPTIKALLEHDMPIFGICLGHQMLGLAAGAKTAKMHQGHRGANHPVKRLEDGVVEITSMNHGFAVDNSTLPDGVEETHVSLFDGSNCGIAIKGKRAFGVQYHPEASPGPQDSFYLFEKFVAMLGAQH; this is translated from the coding sequence ATGGCAGACCCCGTTACCACGCCTGCGCAACCCAAAGGAGCGACCGGCGTGCTGGTTCTGGCCGACGGGACGATCGTCTGGGGCATGGGCTTCGGGGCCAGGGGCAGCGCGGTGGGCGAAGTGTGCTTCAACACCGCGATGACCGGATACCAGGAAGTGATGACGGACCCGTCCTATGCCGGGCAGATCGTGACCTTCACTTTCCCGCATATCGGCAATGTCGGCGCGAATGCCGAGGATGTCGAATCGCAGGTCGAAGGGGCCGTCGGCTGCATCGTGCGCGAGGAGGTGACGCCGCACTCCAATTTCCGCGCGCGCGAAGAGTTCGGCGAATGGCTGGCGGCGATGGACAAGATCGGCCTGTCGGGCGTCGACACTCGCGCGCTCACCCGCCGTATCCGGCTGCAGGGTGCCCCCAATGCGGTGATCGCGCACGATCCTGCGGGCGAGTTCGACATTCCCGCACTGCTCAAGCGCGCGCAGGAATGGCCGGGGCTGGAGGGGATGGACCTTGCCCAGCGCGTCAGCCGCGACAAGCAGGAAAGCTGGGAAGGCGGCTACTGGCGCCTCGGCACCGGTTACGGCCGCTCGCCGCACGACGACGCGCGGCCGCATGTCGTCGCGATCGATTATGGCAGCAAGGACAATATCTTCCGCAACCTGGTGAAGGCCGGCGCGCGGGTGACGGTGGTGCCGGCGAAGACCTCGCTCGACGAAGTGCTCGCGCTCTCGCCGCAGGGGGTCTTCCTGTCCAACGGTCCGGGCGATCCGGCGGCGACCGGCGAGTACGCAGTGCCGACGATCAAGGCGCTGCTGGAGCACGACATGCCGATCTTCGGCATCTGCCTCGGCCACCAGATGCTCGGTCTCGCCGCCGGTGCGAAGACCGCCAAGATGCACCAGGGCCATCGCGGCGCGAACCACCCGGTCAAGCGGCTGGAGGACGGCGTGGTCGAGATCACCAGCATGAACCACGGTTTCGCGGTCGACAATTCGACGCTTCCCGACGGGGTCGAGGAAACCCACGTCAGCCTGTTCGACGGCTCCAACTGCGGCATCGCGATCAAGGGCAAGCGCGCATTCGGCGTGCAGTACCACCCCGAGGCAAGCCCTGGACCGCAGGACAGCTTCTACTTGTTCGAGAAGTTCGTGGCGATGTTGGGGGCTCAACATTGA